The genomic window AGAATTTCCTTAAGGTCCGTATTAAAGAATTCGTAACAACCAGGGCAGCCTAACCGCCCTGACTTTCTAAAGTCCTCTTCACTGAAACCGCAATCAGGACAATGACCTTCTTCGGAGGCGGCTAACTCCTTCTCCTTCTCCATATTTAAAAGCATGTCAGCTAATGAAAAATTCGAAGCGTCTAGAACACCCATGTTCTTTGCACAACGTTCACATAAATCAACTTTGTACATTTGACCTCCAACAATTTGTGTCAAGAAAACAGTGGCTTTTTCGCCCTTACATTTTTCACATTGCATGATCTTCTCAGAATATCTCTGCCCCAGTTGTTGATGTTAATTGATGATAAGCCCCAATAATTTTCTTAGTCCACGTTCCTACCTTACCATTACCAATATCGCGCCCATCTACATTTACCACCGGTATGATTTCTGCCCCAGTTCCGGTAAGAAACATTTCGTCACTGACAAATACATCATAGCGAGTCATTTCTATTTCCTTTAGAGGCAATTTCATTTCACTCGCTAATTCTAATACCACTTGCCGCGTTATACCTCCCAGGCCTCCAGCGTAGGTCGGAGGTGTATACAGTGTTCCATTTTTTATAACAAATACATTATCACCCGTGCACTCTGCAACGTAACCCTCCTCGTTTAGCATAAGCACCTCTTTAACACCTGCAAGATTTCCTTCAATCTTAGCCATGATATTGTTGAGATAATTCAAAGATTTCACTGAAGGGTTTAGCCCTGCAGGGGTCGTTCTTCTGGTTGATGCAGTGATAATTTTTAACCCCTCCTCATAAAACTCTTTAGGGTAGAGCTGCAAGGATGAAGCAATAATTATAATAGAGCCCTTAGCGCATGTTGAAGGCGAAAGCCCCAAGCTCCCTACGCCGCGTGTGACTACTAAGCGAATATACCCATCTTGCATTTGATTCTGACGCAAAGTCTCTAATACGGCTTCAGATATCTCCTCATGCGAAAGCGGAATAGTAAGAAGAATTGCTTTAGCAGAATCAAATAAGCGATCTATGTGCTCTATCAGGCGAAAAACGCGCCCATTGTAAGCACGAATGCCCTCAAAAACTCCATCACCGTATAGTAACCCATGATCAAACACCGAGATCTTAGCTTGATCTTCGGCATAGAACTCACCATCAATAAAAATCTTCATACTTATCTCTTTTTTATATTTCCATCTGCTAAAATATACATAGTGGAGGCTTTATCTGCCAAGTTTTGGTCATGCGTGACAAACACAAGAGCCTTCTTTTTTTTGCTACTTAAATCAAGCAGTAATTTCATAATTATTTGGCTCGTTTGACTATCCAAATTCCCTGTTGGTTCATCCGCTAAAATTAACTCAGGATCATTAATTAAGGATCGAGCAATGGCCACTCTCTGCTGTTCCCCACCCGAAAGTTCATTTGGTCTATGTTCCATTCTTTCATACAAACCCATATGGTCGAGAAGCTCCGTAGCATCTTTTTTACACGACTTTCTAGCTAAAGCACCTGGCAACATCACATTCTCAAGTGCCGTAAGCTCAGGTAGGAGATGATACGACTGAAAAACAAATCCAACTGTTTGATTACGCCATTTGGCTAAAGTTGCTCTACTCCACTCATTAAGAGCTTGGCCTTCCCATAAATAGCTACCACGAGTGGGGCGATCCAGACCACCCAAGATATGCAACAAAGTGCTTTTACCAGAACCCGAAGCTCCACATATGGATACTTGCTCTGATTTGCTGAGCTGCATGTTGATACCATTCAATACCTTGACATCTAACTTCCTACCCATGCGATAGTTCTTTTCAACGCCTCTCAACTCAACCATTTTATTCTCCGTGCAAAGCTCTAACAGGATCTAGCCTTGCTGCCGTAATTGCTGGGATTAAAGCCGCTAACACACTTAAAACCAATCCAATTAAAGCAATCCCTGCAATCATTTCACCTTCAATCACTGCAGGCAACTGCGTAAGGCGATAAATCTCAACAGGAAAAATTTCAACCCCAAAGCATACTGTCAGGAATTCACTTATTTTATCGCGGTAATGAAGAACCAAAATGCCGCTAGCAACTCCAAGTAGTGAACCAAAAAAGCCAACAACTAAACCATAAAGTGTAAAAATGCTAGCAATTTGCTCTTGAGTAGCTCCAAGAGCTTTCATAATTCCTATCTCCTTTGCCTTCTGAACAGTCACCGTAATCAAGGTACTGCATAGACCAAAAGCCGCTACTAAAATGACAAAAAAGAGAGTAAAGAATATAAGCTTTTGCTCTACTGCAACAGCGTCAAGCATTGTCGCATTATCATCCTTCCAAGAACGTATTTGTAAAGCGGGGTCATCTAGACTTTTTAATATGGCATCTTTTATTAGATTTGCTTGGATAGGCTTTTCGAGGTGAACTTCTAAACCATGTGCTCCATCATCTAGTCTGTAGAGTTCTTGCATAAGGCCTAAGTCCAATAAAAATACATTTGCATCATAGTCTCCTAAACCACTGGAAAAAATGCCTACTATTTTATATTCGCTTGGAGCGGCAAAAGATCCTTTTAAATCTTTGCTATTGATGCCAGCTTGTTGAGTGAGTGATTGGAGGTATTCAATATTTTTGGGGGAATGGATACGGATTTTATCACCTAACCAAACTCCATTTTTCATCGCCCATATTTTCCCAACAATCACTGTGTCAAAGCCAAAGACCCATTCACCTGCCTCTAAATGTTCTTTCCCTAATCTGCTGCCTTCTTGCTCAGAATCCCATTGGCTTCCCCACAAAATAGGAGTTGTAATCCTTGAATTATACTCAGCGATAATGGGCCCACGAATATACGGCACAACACCTTCTACACCTTCAAAGCCTTGCAATGTCTCCTGCAGTTGCTCATAGCCTTGTAAATAAAAATCATTGGTCACTCTCAAGTGAGGGGTAAAACCTATCAGTTTATCTTGAAAATCACGTTCAAAGCCCTCCATCACCGAAAGTACAACAATAAGAACTCCCACACCAAGCTTTACTCCAAGCATTGACAGGATGGTAATAACTGAAACGAAACTCCCTTTGGGTCGAAGATACCTCATAGCTAAAAACAGTTCGACAAAGCGATGCATTCGGAGAAAGTGCCTAGAGTTATCAGACTTGGCAAGTCTCCCTGCCAAAAAATCGCTTTTTTTACGGCTACTAGTCTAAAACCATGTTGTGTAATAGAGACTTAAAAATCTGCACAAGATTTTGGCCCGAAGAAACATATAGTTCCCCTAGGACTGGAACCTTTAGATACATCTTCGTTGACTCTCTTTCACTTGTAGTTCCTGCTTTTACCCATCTCGCCTAACTTTTGATGGTAATCCAGGGTAAATCCCCATCATTCATTCACTAACTGAAGATCTTACACTTCCGAACAACCTATATCAATTGAGGGTTAGCTCAAAGGTCTGGCACTGCAGCAAATAAAAAAGCCGTTAGCGATGCTCTGACTCCTGGTAGCGGCTCTAAAAAGCGCTTGAATGCGCTTATTTCTTGTGGATGAAATAGAAAGTAGATACACAGTTTCAGTGGAGTAGGCTTACCTGCTCGATAATCATACGCACTCTCTAACGCCTCGATTGGCAAGCTCTCATTGTACAAATCACTGATTGCCCTTACCGCTATAAACTCAATACCGTGCTGCTCAACGACTTTGGCAACACTTTCTGTCTCCATATCTACCATCTGACAACCAGATTTTTCTCTCAGTTTCGCTTTATCTTCAGCTGTTGCTACGACCTTGTCCGTACTTACTAACGCTGCCATATCAAAATTTGGTATCAATTTGAGGTAATTATAAGTATCTGTCTGACAATACTTACTTGCAATCAAT from Verrucomicrobiota bacterium includes these protein-coding regions:
- a CDS encoding FtsX-like permease family protein, with translation MHRFVELFLAMRYLRPKGSFVSVITILSMLGVKLGVGVLIVVLSVMEGFERDFQDKLIGFTPHLRVTNDFYLQGYEQLQETLQGFEGVEGVVPYIRGPIIAEYNSRITTPILWGSQWDSEQEGSRLGKEHLEAGEWVFGFDTVIVGKIWAMKNGVWLGDKIRIHSPKNIEYLQSLTQQAGINSKDLKGSFAAPSEYKIVGIFSSGLGDYDANVFLLDLGLMQELYRLDDGAHGLEVHLEKPIQANLIKDAILKSLDDPALQIRSWKDDNATMLDAVAVEQKLIFFTLFFVILVAAFGLCSTLITVTVQKAKEIGIMKALGATQEQIASIFTLYGLVVGFFGSLLGVASGILVLHYRDKISEFLTVCFGVEIFPVEIYRLTQLPAVIEGEMIAGIALIGLVLSVLAALIPAITAARLDPVRALHGE
- the ilvE gene encoding branched-chain-amino-acid transaminase, with protein sequence MKIFIDGEFYAEDQAKISVFDHGLLYGDGVFEGIRAYNGRVFRLIEHIDRLFDSAKAILLTIPLSHEEISEAVLETLRQNQMQDGYIRLVVTRGVGSLGLSPSTCAKGSIIIIASSLQLYPKEFYEEGLKIITASTRRTTPAGLNPSVKSLNYLNNIMAKIEGNLAGVKEVLMLNEEGYVAECTGDNVFVIKNGTLYTPPTYAGGLGGITRQVVLELASEMKLPLKEIEMTRYDVFVSDEMFLTGTGAEIIPVVNVDGRDIGNGKVGTWTKKIIGAYHQLTSTTGAEIF
- a CDS encoding UvrB/UvrC motif-containing protein; translated protein: MQCEKCKGEKATVFLTQIVGGQMYKVDLCERCAKNMGVLDASNFSLADMLLNMEKEKELAASEEGHCPDCGFSEEDFRKSGRLGCPGCYEFFNTDLKEILSEMQKSGKHTGKIPEKSSEAIKIFEEVTQLRKELEAAVQEENYEQAARLRDRLKAFESIDE
- a CDS encoding ABC transporter ATP-binding protein, coding for MVELRGVEKNYRMGRKLDVKVLNGINMQLSKSEQVSICGASGSGKSTLLHILGGLDRPTRGSYLWEGQALNEWSRATLAKWRNQTVGFVFQSYHLLPELTALENVMLPGALARKSCKKDATELLDHMGLYERMEHRPNELSGGEQQRVAIARSLINDPELILADEPTGNLDSQTSQIIMKLLLDLSSKKKKALVFVTHDQNLADKASTMYILADGNIKKR